One Planktothrix sp. FACHB-1365 genomic window carries:
- a CDS encoding HD domain-containing phosphohydrolase, translating to MNPESTLNQLKTSLSDGQLPSSYGVYFKNTLVALCHALEDHILQNSDAPPEQQPLVLVTFQEGKWYLQEADRYFDLVQSCRHVVISAVADSGFLTHRTGQLENVSLINLDRSDSLVMEWNLIILAPSYTTMVLCHELMPDEYPAHSKPTTDTERKFYGLWTFDQKLVRESARILIDRFRPYNSELADRLLQQYQEIIATPYHQVPDLTGVVSRIVSYLQSSQQELITVNRQTRELWELEGQAKRVSRNITANKLQAFLRMAQRVDERDQNNPCASLQVAALSETIGQILDLPTVKLRRLQLAGLLYRIGLSSAPDEVFTQSPEEMDDATRKFWSERALIGARLLESMPELAIIRDVVAHQLECWDGSGKPDGLKGEEINIKARILGLVAYFQSLTQPRGKRHAHSLTEAMEKCQELSGTRFDPALVEALKNVVKLAEIGLIQLPTQPSQLPNVWLEEALSSKPKTETQSQV from the coding sequence ATGAATCCAGAATCCACGCTCAATCAGCTTAAAACCTCCCTTTCAGATGGTCAACTGCCTTCTAGTTATGGTGTCTATTTCAAGAATACGCTAGTTGCACTCTGTCATGCACTTGAAGATCACATTTTGCAAAATAGTGATGCACCCCCAGAGCAACAACCTCTGGTGTTAGTGACATTTCAGGAGGGAAAATGGTATCTTCAAGAAGCTGATCGCTATTTTGATCTGGTTCAATCTTGTCGTCATGTTGTGATTAGCGCTGTTGCAGATAGTGGGTTTTTGACCCATCGTACCGGACAGTTAGAAAATGTTTCTTTAATTAATTTAGACCGTTCTGATAGTTTGGTCATGGAGTGGAATTTAATTATTTTAGCTCCAAGTTATACGACAATGGTATTATGCCATGAATTAATGCCCGATGAATATCCGGCTCATAGCAAACCCACAACTGATACAGAACGAAAATTTTATGGATTATGGACATTTGATCAAAAATTAGTTCGAGAATCTGCTAGAATTTTAATTGATCGTTTTCGACCCTATAATTCTGAATTAGCAGACCGTTTATTGCAACAATATCAAGAAATTATAGCGACACCTTATCATCAAGTTCCTGATTTAACCGGAGTTGTTTCTCGGATTGTCAGTTATTTACAATCTTCTCAACAAGAACTGATTACTGTTAACCGCCAAACCCGTGAATTATGGGAATTAGAAGGACAAGCAAAACGAGTCAGCCGCAATATTACTGCGAATAAATTACAAGCGTTTTTAAGAATGGCGCAACGGGTTGATGAACGAGATCAAAATAACCCCTGTGCTTCCTTACAAGTCGCTGCCTTATCAGAAACCATTGGACAAATTTTAGATCTGCCTACGGTGAAATTAAGGCGGTTACAATTAGCCGGATTATTATATCGAATTGGGTTGTCTTCAGCACCGGATGAAGTGTTTACTCAAAGCCCAGAAGAAATGGATGATGCGACTCGAAAGTTTTGGTCAGAACGGGCTTTAATTGGGGCAAGATTATTAGAGTCGATGCCAGAATTAGCAATTATTCGGGATGTGGTCGCTCATCAGTTAGAATGTTGGGATGGCAGTGGAAAACCCGATGGGCTAAAAGGCGAAGAAATTAATATTAAAGCTCGAATTTTAGGGCTAGTTGCTTATTTTCAAAGCTTAACTCAACCTAGAGGAAAACGCCACGCCCATAGCTTAACAGAGGCGATGGAAAAATGTCAGGAGTTAAGTGGAACTCGGTTTGACCCAGCATTAGTTGAAGCCTTAAAAAATGTTGTAAAATTAGCTGAAATTGGCTTAATACAATTGCCGACTCAACCCAGTCAATTACCCAATGTGTGGTTAGAAGAAGCATTAAGTTCTAAGCCTAAAACTGAAACACAATCTCAAGTTTAA
- a CDS encoding calcium-binding protein → MTLQPNFSSPSTPEPVAMSTGSTTSLVGVNIITITNKDANRKGEYIGTTNPDYIEVSPFLAPFDFILYGLEGADTLSGGAGDDSLFGGKGNDSLIGLNSNDIIQGNLGADYINGGNGDDSVFGGQGNDTLLGSAGNDSLAGDKGVNQLTGGFGIDHFAVRLIESDSTSSASNFIPENADVITDFTPGEDVIVVSGVPSFAQLSLVSITPEAVRGIFPSIERTLGGGTLIEVQATGQIIGFLENIEPQQLLTSSFLFFPTSLG, encoded by the coding sequence ATGACCCTGCAACCAAATTTTTCATCCCCATCTACTCCTGAACCTGTTGCAATGTCCACAGGTAGTACAACCTCCTTAGTAGGAGTTAATATTATTACAATTACGAATAAAGATGCTAATAGAAAGGGGGAATATATTGGAACAACTAACCCTGATTATATTGAAGTTTCTCCATTTCTAGCCCCCTTTGACTTTATACTTTATGGCTTAGAAGGTGCGGATACCTTATCAGGAGGTGCAGGGGATGATAGTTTATTTGGAGGGAAAGGAAATGACTCTTTAATTGGTTTAAATAGTAATGATATTATTCAAGGAAATTTAGGTGCAGATTATATTAATGGGGGAAATGGAGATGATTCGGTTTTTGGTGGACAGGGAAATGATACCCTTTTGGGTTCAGCCGGAAATGATTCCTTGGCTGGCGATAAAGGGGTAAATCAGTTAACAGGAGGATTTGGAATTGATCACTTTGCTGTTCGTTTAATTGAGTCAGATAGTACGAGTTCAGCCTCGAATTTTATTCCCGAAAATGCGGATGTGATTACAGATTTTACCCCCGGAGAAGACGTGATTGTCGTCAGTGGCGTTCCTTCCTTTGCTCAACTCAGTTTAGTTTCAATTACCCCTGAAGCTGTCAGAGGAATATTCCCTAGTATTGAACGTACCCTCGGTGGGGGAACCTTAATTGAAGTTCAAGCGACGGGTCAAATTATCGGATTTTTAGAAAATATTGAACCCCAGCAATTATTAACTTCTTCGTTCCTATTTTTCCCAACTTCTTTAGGTTAG
- a CDS encoding adenosine deaminase codes for MITEFIQQIPKAELHIHIEGSLEPEFMLNLAERNQIKLPFASVEEIRQAYQFNHLQSFLDLYYLGSRVLLTEQDFYDLTWAYLEKVACQNVRHTEIFFDPQTHTQRGIPFEVVLSGIDQALQAGQKKLGISSRLMLCFLRHLSPESAMEILKQAIPYRDQIIAVGLDSSEKGYPPSLFKTVFEVARNLGFLTVAHAGEEGPPEYIWQAIHVLKVSRIDHGVRCIEDQKLVEYLKEKQMPLTVCPLSNVKLKVFPTLQHHNLKTLLDLGLCVTVNSDDPAYFGGYILENFLETQSALNFSFQEIYQLAKNSFLASFLGEQEKQNRIDELDQFMQQFTQKLS; via the coding sequence ATGATTACTGAGTTTATTCAACAGATTCCTAAAGCCGAATTACATATTCATATTGAAGGGTCGTTAGAACCGGAATTTATGTTGAATTTGGCTGAACGAAATCAGATTAAATTACCCTTTGCTTCGGTGGAGGAAATTCGACAAGCTTACCAGTTTAATCATCTCCAATCTTTTTTAGATTTATATTATTTGGGTTCTAGGGTATTATTGACAGAGCAAGATTTTTATGATTTAACTTGGGCTTATTTGGAAAAAGTAGCTTGTCAAAATGTCCGACATACTGAAATATTTTTTGATCCTCAAACCCATACACAACGCGGAATTCCCTTTGAAGTTGTACTGTCAGGTATTGATCAAGCCTTACAAGCAGGACAGAAAAAATTAGGTATTTCGTCTCGGTTAATGTTATGTTTTTTGCGCCATTTAAGTCCCGAATCTGCTATGGAAATCTTAAAACAAGCGATTCCGTATCGAGATCAAATTATAGCAGTAGGATTAGATTCTTCTGAAAAAGGTTATCCTCCCTCACTCTTTAAAACAGTTTTTGAAGTCGCTAGAAATTTAGGCTTTTTAACCGTTGCTCATGCAGGAGAAGAGGGGCCACCCGAATATATTTGGCAAGCGATTCATGTATTAAAAGTTTCTCGAATTGATCATGGGGTTCGCTGTATTGAAGATCAGAAGTTAGTAGAATATTTAAAGGAAAAACAGATGCCTTTAACGGTTTGTCCCTTATCGAACGTGAAGTTAAAGGTTTTTCCAACTTTACAACATCATAATCTCAAAACCCTTCTGGATTTAGGATTATGTGTTACGGTAAATTCTGATGATCCGGCTTATTTTGGGGGCTATATTCTGGAGAATTTTCTCGAAACTCAATCCGCTTTAAACTTTAGTTTTCAAGAGATTTATCAATTGGCTAAAAATTCTTTTTTAGCGTCATTTTTAGGGGAACAGGAAAAGCAAAATAGAATTGATGAGTTAGACCAATTTATGCAACAGTTTACACAAAAATTAAGTTAA
- a CDS encoding Uma2 family endonuclease codes for MIQTTTPKLTLEEFLQQPETKPAQELINGQIRSKPMPQGEHSLIQGKLCEVINAVAEPHKIAYAFPELRCSFGGNAIVPDIVVFRWERIPRTSSCRIANRFEVHPDWSIEILSPEQSQTKVLGNLLHCSQNGTELGWLIDPDEETVLIVFADQRVQLLRGDTPLPILTGIKLQLTVNQIFEWLIL; via the coding sequence ATGATTCAAACAACCACCCCAAAGTTAACATTAGAGGAATTTCTGCAACAACCGGAAACGAAACCTGCCCAAGAATTAATTAATGGTCAAATTAGATCCAAACCGATGCCCCAAGGTGAACATAGTTTAATTCAAGGGAAACTTTGCGAGGTGATTAACGCCGTTGCTGAACCTCACAAAATTGCCTATGCGTTTCCTGAATTACGCTGTAGTTTTGGGGGAAATGCAATTGTTCCTGATATCGTTGTATTTCGATGGGAAAGAATTCCTCGCACCTCTTCCTGTCGAATTGCTAATCGCTTCGAGGTTCATCCTGATTGGTCAATTGAAATTTTATCCCCTGAACAAAGTCAAACCAAAGTTTTAGGAAATTTGTTGCATTGTTCCCAAAATGGAACAGAATTAGGGTGGTTAATTGACCCCGATGAAGAAACAGTTTTAATTGTATTTGCTGACCAACGGGTACAACTTTTACGGGGAGATACTCCCTTACCTATTTTAACCGGAATTAAGTTACAGTTAACCGTTAATCAAATTTTTGAATGGTTGATTTTGTAA
- a CDS encoding AAA family ATPase gives MAKSVKITNSTKSKNEKFEGITKISVGGYKSIANPCTIEIQNLTILSGANSSGKSSIMQPLLLLKQTLEATYDPGALLLNGSNVRFTSTEQVFSKLSSKKYKNFFVETEINQSRSIRFEFCKTRKGIDLKQMVYQEKGEPETVLRKDMTQEELENVLPKGFLERYKNSFIKLPNQFNNIFINVTRIRCFLETQIIANYDKKSLSPTIYSFSQTGIFEQSIRSIIHVPGLRGNPERTYPVTAIGEQFLGTFEPYVASVINNWQITKSSKLKDLARYLKILGLTGKVDTKQINDTQVEIRVARLPCNFNSKTKSTEMVSIADVGFGVSQTLPALVALLVAEPEQLVYLEQPEIHLHPRAQASLADILVESANRGVRVVIETHSDLILKRIQSLVAEDRITPDKIKLHWFTRDQEGCTNITTADLDEAGTFGDWPEDFSEVDLEEESRYLDAAELKLMDEKGQLILDHHLDINIPSRVKVIVLVSPQDESESDPDDTPVEEIKASLT, from the coding sequence ATGGCTAAATCAGTTAAGATAACTAATTCTACAAAATCAAAAAATGAAAAATTTGAAGGAATTACTAAAATATCTGTTGGTGGCTATAAATCTATTGCCAATCCCTGTACTATAGAAATTCAGAATTTAACGATACTATCAGGAGCCAATAGTTCGGGTAAATCTAGTATTATGCAGCCCTTACTTCTGCTCAAACAAACCTTGGAAGCAACTTACGATCCAGGGGCTTTATTATTAAATGGTTCTAATGTAAGATTTACATCTACAGAACAAGTTTTTTCTAAACTATCTTCTAAAAAATATAAGAATTTTTTCGTTGAAACTGAAATCAATCAATCTAGATCCATCAGATTTGAATTTTGCAAAACCCGTAAAGGCATTGATCTAAAACAAATGGTTTATCAAGAAAAAGGCGAACCAGAAACAGTTTTACGAAAAGATATGACCCAGGAAGAACTTGAGAATGTTTTACCCAAAGGATTTTTAGAGAGATATAAAAATTCGTTCATTAAATTGCCTAATCAATTTAACAATATTTTTATTAATGTCACCCGAATTAGATGTTTCTTAGAAACTCAAATCATTGCAAATTATGACAAAAAATCTCTCTCACCAACAATTTATAGCTTTAGTCAAACCGGAATATTTGAACAATCTATTCGCAGTATTATTCATGTACCTGGTTTAAGGGGAAATCCAGAACGGACTTATCCAGTAACAGCAATTGGGGAACAATTTCTAGGTACTTTTGAGCCTTATGTTGCTAGTGTGATTAATAATTGGCAAATAACAAAATCTTCTAAACTTAAAGACTTAGCTAGATATTTAAAGATTTTAGGGTTAACAGGTAAAGTTGACACTAAACAGATTAATGATACTCAAGTTGAAATTAGAGTCGCTCGACTTCCTTGTAATTTTAATTCTAAAACTAAATCTACAGAGATGGTTAGCATTGCTGATGTCGGTTTTGGTGTTTCTCAAACTTTACCTGCTCTGGTTGCGTTATTAGTTGCTGAACCTGAACAATTAGTTTACCTAGAACAACCCGAAATTCATTTACATCCTCGCGCTCAAGCCTCCTTAGCTGATATATTAGTAGAATCAGCGAATAGAGGAGTAAGAGTTGTGATAGAAACTCACAGTGACTTGATTTTAAAACGAATTCAATCCTTAGTTGCAGAAGATCGAATTACACCTGATAAAATTAAGTTACATTGGTTTACTCGTGATCAAGAAGGTTGTACAAATATAACAACGGCTGATTTAGATGAAGCAGGAACGTTTGGAGATTGGCCAGAAGATTTTAGCGAAGTTGATTTAGAAGAAGAAAGTCGCTATTTAGATGCGGCTGAATTAAAACTAATGGATGAAAAAGGACAATTAATTTTAGATCATCACCTTGATATTAATATACCGAGTCGGGTGAAAGTGATTGTTTTAGTTTCTCCACAGGATGAATCTGAATCTGATCCTGATGATACCCCTGTAGAAGAAATTAAAGCCAGTTTAACTTGA
- a CDS encoding type II toxin-antitoxin system RelE/ParE family toxin → MKYVFHPEALAEYADAVQYYAAQSSEVAQAFINVIEDAVYRIKESPTRWAIFDENVRRCLTRKFPYSILYTIEQDYILILAVTHCSREPGYWKNRK, encoded by the coding sequence ATGAAGTATGTATTTCACCCTGAAGCACTGGCTGAATATGCTGATGCTGTCCAATACTATGCAGCACAGAGTTCTGAAGTAGCACAGGCATTTATTAACGTTATTGAGGATGCAGTTTATCGAATTAAGGAATCTCCGACTCGCTGGGCTATATTTGACGAAAACGTTCGGCGATGTTTGACGCGCAAATTTCCCTATAGCATCCTCTATACGATTGAGCAAGACTACATTTTGATTCTAGCAGTGACGCATTGCAGTCGAGAGCCTGGGTATTGGAAAAACCGCAAATAA
- the acnB gene encoding bifunctional aconitate hydratase 2/2-methylisocitrate dehydratase, producing MLEAYRQHAEERAQLGIPPLPLNAQQTSELCELLKNPPEEEKEFLMTLLRDRIPPGVDEAAYIKAAFLTAIAKDEITSPLISHQGAVSLLGTMVGGYNVQSLIDLLKVRDESIASAAANALSKTLLVFDAFNDVLHLSEVNPFAKQVIDAWAEADWFIGRPQLPETITVTVFKVPGETNTDDLSPAPHATTRPDIPLHALAMLESRMPGGLENIAELKKKGHPVAYVGDVVGTGSSRKSAINSVLWHIGNDIPYVPNKRGGGYILGGKIAPIFFNTAEDSGALPIECDVSKLDTGDVITIHPYNGEITNEAGEVISTFTLKPDTILDEVRAGGRIPLLIGRSLTDKTRAALGLEPSTLFVRPSLPEDTGKGFTLAQKMVGKACGLPGVRPGTSCEPLMTTVGSQDTTGPMTRDELKELACLGFSADLVMQSFCHTAAYPKPVDIKTHKELPDFFATRGGVALKPGDGIIHSWLNRMLLPDTVGTGGDSHTRFPLGISFPAGSGLVAFASALGVMPLDMPESVLVKFTGELQPGVTLRDIVNAIPWVAMQQGKLTIGKENKINVFNGRIMEMEGLPDLKVEQAFELTDATAERSCSGSTIKLSEETVAEYLRSNVVLMKNMIARGYQDAPTLLRRIAKMEAWLANPSLMSGDADAEYVDTLEVNLSEIKEPIVAAPNDPDNVKLMSECAGDKVDEVFIGSCMTNIGHYRAAAKILEGAGTVKGRLWICPPTRMDEQQLREEGVYGIFAAAGARTEMPGCSLCMGNQARVEDNATVFSTSTRNFNNRMGKGARVYLGSAELAAVCALLGKIPTVEEYMDIVAQKVDPFKGDLYRYLNFDQIENFEDFGRVIPVDQMPKLEDVLGIPALT from the coding sequence ATGCTAGAAGCATATCGTCAACACGCTGAAGAACGCGCTCAACTGGGCATTCCCCCCCTTCCCCTCAACGCCCAACAAACCTCCGAACTCTGCGAACTCTTGAAAAACCCGCCAGAGGAAGAGAAAGAATTTTTGATGACCTTGCTGAGAGACCGTATCCCCCCCGGTGTCGATGAAGCCGCATACATCAAAGCTGCCTTTTTAACCGCTATTGCCAAAGACGAAATCACCAGCCCCCTGATTTCCCATCAAGGTGCTGTTTCTCTTTTGGGTACAATGGTGGGAGGCTATAACGTCCAATCTTTGATAGACTTGCTCAAAGTTCGGGATGAAAGTATTGCTTCGGCTGCTGCGAATGCCCTCAGTAAGACGTTGTTAGTCTTCGACGCCTTCAACGACGTTCTGCATTTATCGGAAGTTAATCCTTTTGCGAAACAAGTCATTGACGCTTGGGCAGAAGCCGACTGGTTTATCGGACGTCCGCAACTGCCCGAAACCATTACCGTCACGGTCTTTAAAGTTCCTGGGGAAACCAACACCGATGACCTGTCTCCGGCGCCCCACGCTACCACCCGCCCCGATATTCCCTTACACGCCTTAGCCATGTTGGAAAGTCGGATGCCGGGAGGGTTAGAAAACATAGCCGAACTGAAGAAAAAAGGGCATCCCGTCGCTTATGTCGGAGACGTTGTGGGTACAGGTTCTTCTCGGAAATCTGCGATTAACTCCGTGCTGTGGCATATTGGTAACGATATTCCCTACGTTCCCAATAAAAGGGGGGGCGGTTATATTTTAGGGGGAAAAATTGCCCCAATTTTCTTTAATACGGCTGAAGATTCCGGCGCCCTCCCCATTGAATGTGATGTTAGTAAACTGGATACTGGGGATGTGATCACCATTCATCCCTACAACGGTGAAATTACCAACGAAGCGGGAGAAGTGATTTCTACCTTTACCCTCAAACCCGATACGATTTTAGATGAAGTGCGGGCTGGAGGTCGCATTCCTCTATTAATTGGTCGCAGCTTAACGGATAAAACCCGTGCCGCCTTGGGACTAGAACCCAGCACCTTGTTTGTACGTCCTTCCCTGCCAGAAGACACTGGAAAAGGCTTCACCCTCGCTCAGAAAATGGTTGGAAAAGCCTGCGGGTTGCCGGGAGTCCGTCCAGGGACATCCTGCGAACCGTTGATGACCACCGTAGGTTCTCAAGATACCACTGGCCCGATGACCAGGGATGAACTGAAAGAACTCGCCTGCTTAGGGTTTTCGGCTGATTTAGTTATGCAGAGTTTCTGTCACACCGCAGCATACCCGAAACCCGTTGATATTAAAACCCATAAAGAATTACCCGACTTTTTCGCAACTCGTGGGGGGGTCGCCTTAAAGCCAGGAGATGGAATTATTCACTCTTGGTTAAACCGGATGTTATTACCGGATACCGTCGGTACAGGAGGTGACTCCCACACCCGTTTTCCCCTGGGTATTTCCTTTCCGGCTGGGTCAGGTTTAGTGGCTTTTGCCTCCGCTTTAGGGGTAATGCCCTTAGATATGCCAGAATCGGTCTTAGTCAAGTTTACCGGAGAATTACAACCCGGAGTCACTTTACGGGATATTGTTAACGCTATTCCTTGGGTCGCCATGCAACAGGGTAAGCTCACCATTGGAAAAGAAAACAAAATCAACGTTTTCAACGGTCGGATTATGGAAATGGAAGGCTTACCGGATTTAAAGGTGGAACAAGCCTTTGAATTAACCGATGCCACGGCTGAACGTTCCTGTTCTGGAAGTACCATTAAACTCAGTGAAGAAACCGTCGCGGAATACTTGCGTTCTAACGTCGTGTTAATGAAAAATATGATTGCACGGGGTTATCAAGATGCTCCTACCCTGTTACGGCGGATTGCTAAGATGGAAGCATGGTTGGCCAATCCAAGTTTAATGTCTGGGGATGCCGATGCAGAATATGTGGATACCCTGGAGGTGAATTTAAGCGAGATTAAAGAACCGATTGTTGCCGCGCCTAATGACCCGGATAACGTTAAATTAATGAGTGAATGTGCCGGGGATAAAGTAGATGAGGTGTTTATTGGTTCTTGTATGACCAATATTGGACATTATCGGGCGGCTGCTAAGATTTTAGAAGGTGCGGGTACGGTGAAAGGGCGTTTATGGATTTGTCCACCGACTCGCATGGATGAACAACAACTCCGAGAAGAAGGGGTTTATGGCATCTTTGCCGCCGCAGGTGCAAGAACAGAAATGCCGGGATGTTCCCTGTGTATGGGGAATCAAGCCCGTGTCGAGGATAATGCCACTGTGTTCTCGACTTCGACCCGTAATTTTAATAATCGCATGGGTAAAGGTGCAAGGGTCTATCTCGGTTCTGCGGAATTGGCGGCGGTCTGTGCCCTATTAGGTAAGATTCCGACTGTTGAGGAATATATGGATATTGTGGCGCAAAAAGTTGATCCGTTTAAAGGTGATTTATACCGTTATCTCAATTTTGATCAGATTGAGAATTTTGAGGATTTCGGGCGGGTGATTCCTGTGGATCAGATGCCTAAGTTAGAGGATGTTTTGGGTATTCCGGCGTTGACCTAA
- a CDS encoding addiction module protein, whose protein sequence is MRSIEQLTEELLSLPSASRALLAEKLAESLEFDTDPKIQAAWTSEAHKRRNEIRSGAVQAIPGDEALAQVRMLLDP, encoded by the coding sequence ATGCGGTCAATTGAACAACTGACAGAAGAGCTTTTATCTCTCCCTAGTGCATCAAGAGCACTTTTAGCAGAAAAACTCGCAGAAAGTTTAGAATTCGATACCGATCCAAAGATTCAGGCTGCTTGGACATCTGAAGCCCATAAACGACGTAACGAGATCCGAAGTGGTGCTGTGCAAGCAATTCCAGGGGATGAAGCCTTAGCTCAAGTGAGGATGTTGCTTGACCCATGA
- a CDS encoding sensor histidine kinase KdpD has translation MGQKLRQSRELQRGVLIAIVGVIAVGLIAYFAQSFPVFTAFIPIVSVLVALFSSVMALIYYQNLQQFKLEKVALEALLQTTKEKFQVEKADLEQKLKITWDKYRSVEAKNKVLQEMNHRKDEFLRQTSHELRTPMNGIIGSLQLLLDDLCDDRDEERELLEQAHDSSLHLLTLINQVLDLARIEEGRVSFDIKTIDLHASLTAAIYLQFSNIRQKGLRLYKQDYSHRIKVKADPTKLKQVLINIIGNAIKFTDRGSISISTEVRSIVQSDTQESEEMAVITVKDTGIGISPQIQEKLFQPFVVEDESRLHALGSTGLGLVISRNLVEMMGGKIQLVSPGKNQGTIVEIFLPLSDGETNSSDFTD, from the coding sequence ATGGGTCAAAAGCTCAGACAATCCAGGGAACTACAGCGAGGAGTGCTAATTGCTATAGTCGGTGTGATAGCAGTGGGACTTATTGCTTATTTTGCTCAAAGTTTTCCAGTCTTCACAGCATTCATACCGATTGTTTCGGTGTTAGTGGCTTTGTTTAGTTCTGTAATGGCGTTGATTTATTATCAAAATTTGCAACAATTCAAGCTGGAAAAAGTTGCTTTAGAGGCGTTATTACAAACCACGAAAGAAAAGTTTCAGGTTGAAAAAGCAGATCTCGAACAAAAACTTAAAATAACCTGGGACAAATATCGTTCTGTTGAAGCTAAAAATAAAGTTTTGCAGGAGATGAATCATCGAAAGGATGAGTTTTTGAGGCAAACTTCCCATGAGTTAAGAACGCCGATGAATGGGATTATTGGCTCCTTACAACTGTTATTAGATGATTTATGTGATGATCGAGATGAAGAACGAGAGCTTTTAGAACAAGCGCATGATTCCTCTCTACATCTTTTAACATTAATCAATCAAGTTTTAGACTTAGCTCGAATAGAAGAAGGTCGAGTTTCCTTTGATATTAAAACTATTGATTTACACGCCAGTTTAACCGCCGCTATTTATCTACAATTTTCTAATATTCGTCAGAAGGGATTACGTCTCTATAAACAAGACTATTCTCACCGGATTAAAGTTAAAGCAGACCCGACAAAACTTAAACAAGTTTTAATCAATATTATTGGGAATGCGATTAAGTTTACAGATCGAGGGAGTATTTCGATTAGCACAGAAGTTCGCTCTATTGTTCAGAGTGACACTCAAGAGAGTGAAGAAATGGCAGTGATTACAGTTAAAGATACTGGAATTGGAATTTCCCCTCAAATTCAAGAAAAACTATTTCAACCTTTTGTTGTTGAAGATGAATCCCGACTCCATGCTTTAGGAAGTACGGGACTAGGATTAGTCATTTCCAGAAATTTAGTAGAAATGATGGGAGGTAAAATCCAATTAGTGAGTCCCGGAAAAAATCAAGGAACCATCGTTGAGATCTTTTTACCCTTAAGTGATGGAGAAACCAATAGTTCAGATTTTACCGATTAA
- a CDS encoding pentapeptide repeat-containing protein, protein MTHSPSLDLNAIRRGTIQNLSHVNLSGVDLSGANLAQVDLSGANLSGANLSGANLQGAQVRANLRGADLSGANLQGTDFRNADLRGAILLNAEVQEASFLGTFLTGATCGNLDLSGVDLRAADLRGVNLSQGILYQADLRNTNLSGADLSGADLEEANLSGAILRGTNLERANLLCAILEQTVFVGVILEGACLEGTTLIKG, encoded by the coding sequence ATGACTCACTCCCCATCTTTGGATCTTAATGCCATTAGGCGAGGAACCATTCAAAACCTCAGTCATGTTAATTTATCCGGTGTGGATTTATCAGGAGCCAATTTAGCTCAGGTGGATTTATCCGGTGCTAATTTATCCGGTGCTAATTTATCCGGTGCTAATTTACAAGGCGCGCAAGTTCGAGCTAATTTAAGAGGCGCTGATTTATCCGGTGCTAATTTACAAGGAACAGACTTCAGAAATGCCGATTTAAGAGGAGCAATTCTATTAAATGCAGAGGTACAAGAAGCCAGCTTTCTAGGGACATTTTTAACCGGAGCGACCTGTGGAAATTTAGATTTAAGTGGGGTTGATTTACGGGCGGCTGATTTACGGGGGGTAAATTTGTCTCAAGGAATTTTATATCAAGCTGATTTAAGAAATACCAATTTATCGGGGGCTGATTTATCAGGCGCTGATTTAGAAGAAGCCAATTTATCCGGTGCTATTCTTCGAGGAACTAATTTAGAACGAGCCAATTTACTCTGCGCTATTCTTGAACAAACTGTATTTGTTGGTGTTATTTTAGAGGGTGCTTGTTTGGAGGGGACAACGTTAATAAAAGGTTGA